The following are from one region of the Nicotiana tabacum cultivar K326 chromosome 3, ASM71507v2, whole genome shotgun sequence genome:
- the LOC107769032 gene encoding pentatricopeptide repeat-containing protein At5g15300-like, whose translation MIKKTITSRSSNLHRQSSLWSKCKDLQYLKQIHALMIISGFNSNRFALRELIYASSVTFSASIHYAHKLFAQITQPDLFMWNTMLRGSAQSLRPSLALSLYAQMEKRYIRPDSYTFPFVLKACTKLSWLVSGLTIHGKIVKHGFESNKFARNTLIYFHANVGDIRIAGQLFDGSAKRDVVAWSALTAGYARRGELDVAWRLFDDMPVKDLVSWNVMITGYVKQGKMENARELFNMVPKRDVVTWNAMLSGYLICGENENALKMYAEMRSAGEHPDKVTMLHLLSACTDSAFLDVGEQIHQSIIEMGAGELSIFLGNALVDMYARCGSISKALEVFQGMREKDVSSWNIIILGLAFHGHSEECISLFEDMRRMKYIPNEITFVGVLVACSHAGKVDEGRGYFNMMRAEYNIEPNIRHYGCMVDVLARAGLLHEAFDFINTMEIEPNAIIWRTLLGACKVHSNVELGRYANEQLLKLGREDSGDYVLLSNIYASRDEWDGVERVRKLMDDNGVWKEPGCTLIEADDTLKNFLFDSKLMHS comes from the coding sequence ATGATCAAAAAGACAATAACAAGCAGGAGTTCAAATCTTCACAGGCAATCATCACTATGGAGCAAATGCAAAGATCTCCAATACCTAAAGCAAATCCACGCTTTGATGATCatcagtggtttcaactccaatcGCTTTGCTCTCAGGGAGCTCATTTATGCTTCTTCCGTTACCTTTTCAGCATCTATTCACTATGCCCACAAACTGTTTGCTCAAATTACTCAACCAGACCTCTTCATGTGGAACACCATGCTCAGAGGCTCAGCTCAGAGTCTCAGGCCTTCACTTGCCCTTTCCCTTTATGCCCAGATGGAAAAACGTTACATACGTCCCGATAGTTATACTTTTCCGTTTGTACTCAAGGCATGTACCAAGCTTTCTTGGCTTGTTTCTGGCCTTACCATTCATGGGAAAATTGTGAAACATGGATTTGAATCTAATAAATTTGCGAGGAATACCCTCATATATTTTCACGCTAATGTTGGAGATATAAGAATTGCAGGGCAACTTTTTGATGGTTCTGCTAAAAGGGATGTTGTTGCTTGGTCTGCTTTGACTGCTGGTTATGCGAGGAGAGGTGAATTAGATGTGGCATGGAGGCTGTTTGATGATATGCCGGTTAAAGACTTGGTTTCCTGGAATGTGATGATCACGGGGTATGTGAAGCAAGGGAAAATGGAAAATGCAAGGGAGTTGTTTAATATGGTGCCAAAGCGGGATGTTGTAACTTGGAATGCGATGCTTTCTGGATATCTTATTTGTGGAGAAAATGAGAACGCGTTAAAAATGTATGCAGAGATGAGAAGTGCAGGGGAACACCCTGACAAGGTTACCATGTTACACCTGTTATCCGCTTGCACGGATTCAGCATTCTTGGATGTTGGCGAGCAGATACATCAATCTATTATCGAGATGGGTGCAGGCGAGTTAAGTATATTTCTTGGTAATGCACTTGTAGACATGTATGCTAGGTGTGGCAGCATCAGCAAAGCACTTGAAGTTTTTCAAGGCATGAGAGAAAAGGATGTATCGTCTTGGAACATAATTATTCTAGGATTAGCTTTCCATGGTCATTCTGAAGAATGTATTTCTCTTTTTGAAGATATGAGGAGAATGAAGTATATTCCTAATGAAATTACTTTTGTGGGGGTATTAGTTGCTTGTAGTCATGCAGGAAAAGTTGATGAGGGCAGAGGATATTTCAACATGATGAGAGCTGAGTACAATATTGAGCCGAACATAAGGCACTATGGGTGTATGGTGGATGTGCTAGCACGTGCAGGACTACTGCATGAAGCGTTTGATTTCATTAACACGATGGAGATTGAACCTAATGCTATTATATGGAGAACTCTGCTAGGAGCTTGTAAAGTTCATTCCAATGTCGAGCTGGGAAGGTATGCTAATGAGCAACTGCTTAAATTGGGAAGGGAAGACAGTGGTGATTATGTCTTGCTGTCAAACATCTATGCTTCAAGAGATGAATGGGATGGTGTTGAAAGGGTGAGGAAGTTGATGGATGATAATGGGGTTTGGAAAGAACCTGGTTGTACTCTAATCGAGGCTGATGACACTCTCAAGAATTTTTTGTTTGATTCAAAGCTTATGCACTCTTAG
- the LOC107769035 gene encoding casparian strip membrane protein 3-like, translated as MGGVEAGEDTKDSKTEPKGNRGISFLDFIMRIFAIVGTLGSAIAMGKTNDTLPSFTEFIKFKAEYKDLPTFTFFVVANGIVSAYLAVSLVLSILHIVMSGARITRVVLIFFDTVMMAFLTSGASAAAAIVYLAHKGNERANWIAICQQYNSFCDRASGSLVGSFIGVLVFVLLIILSALALSRN; from the exons ATGGGTGGTGTTGAAGCTGGAGAGGACACAAAAGATTCAAAGACAGAGCCCAAAGGGAACAGAGGAATTTCATTTCTTGATTTTATTATGAGAATATTTGCCATTGTAGGTACCTTGGGAAGTGCAATTGCCATGGGGAAAACTAATGATACCCTTCCCTCCTTCACTGAATTCATCAAGTTTAAGGCTGAGTACAAGGACCTTCCCACTTTCAC GTTCTTTGTGGTAGCGAATGGCATCGTTAGCGCATATTTGGCTGTATCTCTTGTCCTATCCATCTTACACATTGTCATGAGTGGTGCAAGAATAACCAGGGTGGTTTTGATCTTCTTTGATACG GTGATGATGGCATTTTTGACATCTGGAGCATCAGCAGCAGCAGCCATAGTATATTTGGCACACAAGGGAAATGAACGTGCAAATTGGATTGCTATATGTCAGCAGTATAACTCATTCTGCGATCGTGCCTCTGGCTCTTTGGTTGGATCGTTTATTGGAGTTCTTGTGTTTGTGCTGCTGATTATATTGTCTGCTCTGGCCCTTTCAAGAAACTGA